Within the Enterococcus hirae ATCC 9790 genome, the region TTTTGATATCAATTCAAAATCACTGATTTTCAATGGTGCATTAGGATTCCAACCAGTTTTAGTGATATAGTAATCCCAAGTACTTGTACTATGCTGCGCAGTTAAAAACCAAGTAATATTCAAGTTGCCAGTATTGATGATATTTTTATGCCATCTAGTTGCTGTTTGCTCATCTAGTGGCTCAAATCCAGTAACCCCAGCACTTGCTATTTTCCCATCGATAAAGGTATTTTTTGGTGCTTCAATACTTTGTGGCTCCCACTCTGCTCGTCCAACATTTTGGTTCAAATTACCAGCTGCTGCAGTTCCGAAATAAGCACGACTTCCAGGTGAGGTAATATAGCCATGAGCATAGCCAGATGCACCAAATCCAAACAAACCTAACATAACAACGCCAACAAACATTAAGATATTAACCTTTTTCATGATGAACCTCCCATTCATTGATAGGTTCATTGTAAGCGCTTTTAATAAAAGGATCAAACATTATGCTTTTATAACTTTTAATAGATTCTTACCCATAAAGCTTCTGTAATATCTGGTTCCCATCCCTCAGTAGCTGGATGTGGTTGAATACAACGATAACGATGTCCCTTATAGGTAACGATATCGCCTATTTTATATGATTTTCCGATAACCCAAGTATCACCTTGCGTACTTTCACTTGTGGTTTTCACTGAGATTGCTTGGCTAAAGTCAGAGGTTCCTGCAGCGTTAACTGCTTTAACTTTATAGCTGTAGGTTGTATTTGCTTGTAAATTTTGATCTTTAAATGTATTCGTTGCACTTGTAGCGATGCGAATATTGTTTCGATAAACTTCATAATGAGTGACTTTTTCTTTTGAAGCATTATTAGTCCAGTTTAAAGTCACTGAATTTTGCGTAACATTACTACTAGTTAAATTTACCGGAATTGATGGTTTAGTTAGCGTTTCTACTGGGTCATTTTCTCCACCAGTCGTTCCATCAGTGAATTGTTGGGCAACAGTTAAGAACTCATATTGATTTTTGACTTGACCTTGACCACCATCGACCATGGCATCACGGTTCATTGACCAATAAGAAACCATCCCGAGTTTTCTTGATTTTGCATGTTGGACGATTTTATTGAACATATCAGTTGTAAAGTATGGATGTGTGTCTCCTTCAAATCCAACGGAAGGGGTTGTTCCTAATTTAGCATAAGCTTGAGCATCAGTTAACGTTTTGTTCGCATAACGTTTGTAGTAATCTTGTAATTGTTTTTTCGTATTGTCCACTGCATCTAGTGAACCTTGCGCATAATCGGGAACAACGCTACCGTAACACATCGTCATGATATTAACAGTAGTTAGATCAACACCTGCCTCAAGATAGGCTTGCAAGACAGATAAACCTGTAGATACCAATCCAAAGTCCATCACTGGTAATGTAAGGGTCACACTAACACCTGTTTCATCTTGGACTTTTTTAATCGCTTTATCATTAGCTAAATTATGCGCATAATTCATTGCCCCAGCTTCTACGTCGAAATCAACACGAGTTAATCCATAACCATCAATAATTTCTTTATAAGCATTTGCTAAAATGGTTGAATCTTGTGTTGTTTCCCAAAATGCGCCAGAATTTAGACCACCAAATGATACAGCAACATCGCCACCAACTTCTCTTAATTCGCGAATGGATTTTTTGATTCCTTCATATTGCCATTGATCGCTATCACTTTCGCTTAAGCCTCCAAATCCACCCCAGGCCCAGTCGATCTTACCATTTTTAATACCTCTTGATTGCATGAATCCTAAATTGAAGAATTTTTGTCCAGTGCTTTTTGCCACTGCAGCTAAATTAAGCGCTCCGTTATTTGATAGATTGCTGCCTGAAACATATGCCGTCATATCGACAAATGGTGCTACTACTTGATCCGCCCATTTGATCCCTTGACCAACGCCAAAACCAGCTTGCTTGTTCGTACTTTGTTCTGTCGCAAATGCCTCTTCCATGTTCAATAATAATGGCGCAATCATCAGACTACAAAGAGTTGCTCCCGCTAACATTTTTTTGATTCTTTTATTTCCCATATCTTCTTCTCCTTTCGTGATCAGTGCTATTATCATCTGTTTTGTAATCGATTACATATATTATCTTATCAGATAAATAACATCAAAAATAACAATAAATTTGACAATTAACGTTATTTAATCTAATTGGCTGTTTTCTTTAATAATGTTCGGAGTTACAACATTACAACGACAATTCTTTTCTTTATTCAATAAGAGATAGGGGTTAATATTCTAATATAATAACTGATTTAAAATAACTAAACCAAAAGTATAATCTTCCAAATCAAATTCAAGTATGTTTAAAACGTTCATGGTAAACTAGAATTATAGAAAGGAGTTAAAACAATATGGCTATACTGAAAGATTATCGTTTTTGGGTTTGTACTGTTGGCATAGTGATTTTAGGTTTCTTATCGGGGATACTAAGTGGTAATCCAGGTAGTTATTATTATTCACTTGAGCTACCTCCTTTTGCACCACCTAGTTGGATCTTTGGTCCTATGTGGACAGTGCTATATATTTTAATGGGAATTTCGTTATATTTACTATTGGTAATGAAAAACAAAAGGGTCAAACAAAAATTAATTACATTATTTGTTATTCAATTTGTATGTAATTTTATCTGGTCTGCTTTGTTTTTCAACTTGCAAAACACCTTAATTGCTGCACTAGATATTACTTTATTATTGATCCTTCTCTCCATACTGCTTTATCAACTATGGAACCACTATCGCTTAGTGATGTGGTTACTGGTACCATATTATCTCTGGGTATTATTTGCTACGCTTCTCAACTATTCTATTTTATTTTTAAACTAGTAAAAAAAGCATCCGCACAGTCGGTTATGACTGTTGCGAATGCTTTTTTTACTTAATATCCATTTCCATAATTATATCCTTGTTCATTGTTTTCTTGTTGGTAAGTTTGTTCATTGTTTTGGTTGTAATTCTGATTGTAGTTCTGATTGCCGTACTGATCATAATTTTGATCGGCGCTTTGATTGTATTC harbors:
- a CDS encoding carbohydrate-binding protein, which encodes MGNKRIKKMLAGATLCSLMIAPLLLNMEEAFATEQSTNKQAGFGVGQGIKWADQVVAPFVDMTAYVSGSNLSNNGALNLAAVAKSTGQKFFNLGFMQSRGIKNGKIDWAWGGFGGLSESDSDQWQYEGIKKSIRELREVGGDVAVSFGGLNSGAFWETTQDSTILANAYKEIIDGYGLTRVDFDVEAGAMNYAHNLANDKAIKKVQDETGVSVTLTLPVMDFGLVSTGLSVLQAYLEAGVDLTTVNIMTMCYGSVVPDYAQGSLDAVDNTKKQLQDYYKRYANKTLTDAQAYAKLGTTPSVGFEGDTHPYFTTDMFNKIVQHAKSRKLGMVSYWSMNRDAMVDGGQGQVKNQYEFLTVAQQFTDGTTGGENDPVETLTKPSIPVNLTSSNVTQNSVTLNWTNNASKEKVTHYEVYRNNIRIATSATNTFKDQNLQANTTYSYKVKAVNAAGTSDFSQAISVKTTSESTQGDTWVIGKSYKIGDIVTYKGHRYRCIQPHPATEGWEPDITEALWVRIY
- a CDS encoding TspO/MBR family protein yields the protein MAILKDYRFWVCTVGIVILGFLSGILSGNPGSYYYSLELPPFAPPSWIFGPMWTVLYILMGISLYLLLVMKNKRVKQKLITLFVIQFVCNFIWSALFFNLQNTLIAALDITLLLILLSILLYQLWNHYRLVMWLLVPYYLWVLFATLLNYSILFLN
- a CDS encoding lytic polysaccharide monooxygenase auxiliary activity family 9 protein produces the protein MKKVNILMFVGVVMLGLFGFGASGYAHGYITSPGSRAYFGTAAAGNLNQNVGRAEWEPQSIEAPKNTFIDGKIASAGVTGFEPLDEQTATRWHKNIINTGNLNITWFLTAQHSTSTWDYYITKTGWNPNAPLKISDFELISKIDDKGARPPQTVKQTINIPKDRKGYHVILAVWNISDTTNAFYQVIDANIQ